One genomic window of Arcobacter lacus includes the following:
- a CDS encoding proline--tRNA ligase — MKFSKMFIPTTKETPNDATLPSHQYLVRGGFIAQTGAGIYDFMPLGKIVLEKIRAIVKEEMDEAGANEVQFGFVTPLTLWQESGRATTMGAEMLRFKDRKNGEFVLSPTNEEAVVNMVKNRITSYKDLPLHLYQINTKFRDEARPRFGLMRGREFLMKDGYSFHSSEEDLVREFNLMEATYKKIYTKLGLDFRVVAADSGAIGGSGSKEFHVIADSGEDTLVVCDSCDYGANIEAATRKPKKSEKLETIAIEKIETPNCKTIEEVSTFLNADSYYSMKAVIKKAVYENRKDIVVFFVRGVDELEETKACNAVGALELEDATEEEIINVGLVPGYCGIVGLKDYTVVIDNELKEDNNLVCGANEENYHLKGVNLTSMEDLNFADLVAVQEGDICACCGGKLSYTKGIEAGHIFQLGTKYSSAMNANFLDENGKAKPFIMGCYGIGVSRLVAAVIEQNHDDKGCIWTKATAPFMVDIIVSNSKKEEESKVGEELYSKLKQAGLSTILDDRINARFGFKMSDFELLGFPYAVVIGKKLEDGLVEIVDRKTLEKIDVKVDEVISKILELVK, encoded by the coding sequence ATGAAATTTAGTAAAATGTTTATTCCAACAACAAAAGAGACTCCAAATGATGCAACACTTCCATCTCATCAATATTTAGTAAGAGGTGGATTTATAGCTCAAACTGGAGCTGGAATTTATGATTTTATGCCTTTAGGAAAAATTGTTTTAGAAAAAATTAGAGCTATTGTAAAAGAAGAGATGGATGAAGCTGGTGCAAACGAAGTTCAATTTGGTTTTGTTACACCACTAACTTTGTGGCAAGAATCAGGACGAGCTACAACTATGGGAGCAGAAATGCTTCGATTTAAAGATAGAAAAAATGGTGAGTTTGTATTAAGTCCAACAAATGAAGAAGCTGTTGTAAATATGGTAAAAAATAGAATCACTTCATACAAAGATTTACCACTTCATCTTTATCAAATAAATACAAAATTTAGAGATGAAGCAAGACCTAGATTTGGTCTTATGAGAGGAAGAGAATTTTTAATGAAAGATGGATACTCTTTTCACTCAAGCGAAGAGGATTTAGTAAGAGAATTCAATCTTATGGAAGCAACTTATAAAAAAATCTATACAAAATTAGGTTTAGATTTTAGAGTTGTTGCAGCTGATTCAGGAGCAATTGGTGGAAGTGGTTCAAAAGAGTTTCACGTAATTGCTGATAGTGGAGAAGATACTTTAGTTGTTTGTGATTCTTGTGATTATGGAGCTAATATTGAAGCAGCGACAAGAAAACCTAAAAAATCAGAAAAACTTGAAACAATAGCTATTGAAAAAATTGAAACTCCAAATTGTAAAACAATTGAAGAAGTAAGCACTTTTTTAAATGCAGATTCATACTATTCAATGAAAGCTGTAATAAAAAAAGCAGTTTATGAAAATAGAAAAGACATTGTTGTTTTTTTTGTAAGAGGAGTAGATGAACTTGAAGAAACAAAAGCTTGTAATGCAGTTGGTGCTTTAGAGTTAGAAGATGCTACAGAAGAGGAAATCATTAATGTTGGTTTAGTTCCTGGATATTGTGGAATAGTAGGACTAAAAGATTATACTGTAGTAATCGATAATGAATTAAAAGAAGACAATAATCTAGTTTGTGGTGCAAATGAAGAAAACTATCATCTAAAAGGTGTTAATTTAACTTCAATGGAAGATTTGAATTTTGCAGATTTAGTTGCAGTTCAAGAGGGTGATATTTGTGCTTGTTGTGGTGGAAAGTTATCTTATACAAAAGGAATTGAAGCTGGACATATTTTCCAACTTGGAACTAAATATTCAAGTGCTATGAATGCAAATTTCTTAGATGAAAATGGAAAAGCAAAACCATTTATTATGGGATGTTATGGAATTGGAGTTTCAAGACTTGTTGCTGCTGTAATTGAGCAAAACCATGATGATAAAGGTTGTATTTGGACAAAAGCAACAGCTCCTTTTATGGTTGACATTATTGTTTCTAATTCAAAAAAAGAAGAAGAATCAAAAGTTGGAGAAGAACTTTACTCTAAATTAAAACAAGCTGGACTTAGTACAATTTTAGACGATAGAATAAATGCTAGATTTGGTTTTAAAATGAGTGATTTTGAACTTTTAGGTTTTCCATATGCAGTTGTAATTGGTAAAAAATTAGAAGATGGTTTAGTTGAAATTGTAGATAGAAAAACTTTAGAAAAAATTGATGTAAAAGTAGATGAAGTTATTTCTAAAATCTTAGAATTAGTTAAATAA
- a CDS encoding mechanosensitive ion channel family protein — translation MEIEKEISKTIEKSIEKNVDVITRDLKSYIPNNIVEVIASHVFSFIVALLIFFIGKWIVNKIVAILGKVLRRINGIDETLVKFLENIVYYALLTVVIIAALNKLGIATTSFLAILGAAGLAIGLALKDSLGNFASGVMIVIFKPFKVGDNVIASGVTGIVTEVTIFNTVFLTADNQKIIVPNSSITAGSITNVNANDTRRVDIIVGISYEDNIKHAKEVLANIINENSKVLKDKAVGINVTELADSSVNLTINVWVKSSDFASTKAELLESIKTTFDEIGISIPYPKQEVYQYNKN, via the coding sequence ATGGAAATAGAAAAAGAGATAAGTAAAACAATAGAAAAATCAATAGAAAAAAATGTTGATGTCATCACAAGAGATTTGAAGTCATATATTCCAAATAACATTGTAGAAGTTATAGCAAGTCATGTTTTTTCATTTATTGTTGCTTTATTAATATTTTTTATTGGAAAATGGATTGTAAATAAGATAGTTGCTATTTTAGGAAAAGTTTTAAGAAGAATAAATGGAATCGATGAAACTTTAGTAAAATTTCTAGAAAATATCGTTTATTATGCTTTATTAACAGTTGTTATAATAGCAGCTTTAAATAAATTAGGAATTGCTACAACTTCATTTTTAGCAATACTTGGAGCAGCTGGTCTTGCTATTGGTTTAGCATTAAAAGACTCTTTAGGAAACTTTGCTTCAGGAGTTATGATAGTTATATTCAAACCTTTTAAAGTTGGAGATAATGTAATTGCAAGTGGAGTTACTGGAATTGTTACTGAAGTTACTATTTTTAATACAGTTTTTTTAACAGCAGATAATCAAAAGATTATTGTTCCAAATAGTTCTATTACTGCTGGAAGTATTACAAATGTAAATGCAAATGATACAAGAAGAGTTGATATAATTGTTGGAATTTCTTATGAAGATAATATAAAACATGCAAAAGAAGTTTTAGCAAATATTATAAATGAAAATTCAAAAGTTTTAAAAGATAAAGCAGTTGGAATTAATGTAACAGAACTTGCTGATAGTTCTGTAAATCTTACAATAAATGTTTGGGTTAAATCTTCTGATTTTGCAAGTACTAAAGCTGAACTTTTAGAAAGTATTAAAACAACATTTGATGAGATTGGTATTTCCATTCCTTATCCAAAACAAGAGGTTTATCAATATAATAAAAATTAA
- a CDS encoding shikimate kinase yields the protein MKKKNIILIGFMGVGKGTVARALVKKTDMFAIDTDDLIESMENRKIKKIFEDEGEPYFRNLEKKTALWLEKNVSNTIISTGGGFYKQENLNKIGKVVYLKSSFQGILDRINEAPNAQNKLKKRPLLQNIEEAIKLYDSRVKEYEKVAKIVVDVEKKDIKDIIKEILGKI from the coding sequence ATGAAAAAGAAAAATATAATATTAATTGGTTTTATGGGTGTTGGTAAAGGTACAGTTGCAAGAGCTTTAGTAAAAAAAACTGATATGTTTGCAATAGATACTGATGATTTAATCGAAAGTATGGAAAACAGAAAAATCAAAAAGATTTTTGAAGATGAAGGTGAACCATATTTTAGAAATTTAGAGAAAAAAACTGCCTTATGGTTAGAAAAAAATGTCTCAAATACTATCATTTCAACTGGTGGTGGATTTTATAAACAAGAAAATTTAAATAAAATTGGAAAAGTCGTTTATCTAAAATCATCATTTCAAGGAATACTAGATAGAATAAACGAAGCACCAAATGCTCAAAATAAATTAAAAAAACGACCACTTTTACAAAATATTGAAGAAGCAATAAAACTTTATGATTCAAGAGTTAAAGAGTATGAAAAAGTTGCAAAAATAGTGGTTGATGTTGAAAAAAAAGATATAAAAGATATTATAAAAGAGATTTTAGGGAAAATATAA
- the hemA gene encoding glutamyl-tRNA reductase has product MSYLVISFSHKNTDIKLREKLAFNSDEDKDRFLKLILENDITKEAILLSTCNRVEIITRSLNIKQSSKDIIEKLATYSKVDFDVLYDRADIYDADGAVHHLFSVASALDSLVIGETQIVGQLKDAFRFSQAKGYCSLNITRVMHYAFKCAAQVRTATSLGTGSVSVASTAVSKAKDIIGNTKGVKALVIGAGEMSELTVKHLITSGFDVTIISRDTKKAQNLASTFEVHVNVESYDKLTQLLITTPVMITATSAPYPIITKENAPSSNINRYWFDIAVPRDIDENISMSNLEIFSVDDLQDIVNENMSLRAEQAKTAYGIVSRMSLEFFEWLKSLEIEPIVKNLYLKGNEIIDKKVKNAIKKGFIDSKDEENIRKLCLTVITEYLHNPAKQLKDISKNMECDLVVGTVQNMFSLNENSTSKNRYKCDHLSKN; this is encoded by the coding sequence ATGAGTTATTTAGTGATTAGTTTTTCTCATAAAAATACAGATATAAAATTAAGAGAAAAACTAGCTTTTAATAGTGATGAAGATAAAGATAGATTTTTAAAACTAATTTTGGAAAATGATATTACAAAAGAAGCTATTTTACTATCTACTTGTAATAGAGTTGAAATAATCACAAGAAGTTTAAATATAAAACAAAGTTCAAAAGATATTATTGAAAAGTTAGCTACTTATTCGAAAGTTGATTTTGATGTTTTATATGATAGAGCAGATATTTATGATGCAGATGGTGCAGTTCATCACTTATTTTCAGTAGCTTCTGCACTTGATTCTCTTGTTATTGGGGAAACTCAAATAGTTGGTCAATTAAAAGACGCTTTTAGATTTTCTCAAGCAAAAGGATATTGTTCTTTAAATATAACAAGAGTTATGCACTATGCTTTTAAATGTGCTGCACAGGTGCGAACAGCAACTAGTTTAGGAACAGGTTCAGTTTCTGTTGCGTCAACAGCAGTTTCAAAAGCAAAAGATATAATAGGAAATACAAAAGGGGTAAAGGCTCTTGTTATTGGTGCTGGTGAGATGAGTGAGCTTACAGTTAAACATCTTATTACTTCAGGATTTGATGTAACAATAATCAGTAGAGATACAAAAAAAGCCCAAAATTTAGCTTCAACTTTTGAAGTTCATGTAAATGTTGAGTCTTATGATAAATTAACACAATTACTAATAACAACACCAGTTATGATAACAGCAACTTCAGCTCCATATCCAATAATTACTAAAGAGAATGCACCAAGTTCAAATATAAATAGATACTGGTTTGACATTGCAGTTCCAAGGGATATTGATGAAAATATATCTATGTCAAATTTAGAAATCTTTTCTGTTGATGATTTACAAGATATAGTAAATGAAAATATGAGTTTAAGAGCAGAACAAGCAAAAACTGCTTATGGAATAGTAAGTCGTATGTCTTTAGAGTTTTTTGAATGGTTAAAATCTCTTGAAATTGAACCAATAGTAAAAAATCTTTATTTAAAAGGTAATGAAATAATAGATAAAAAAGTAAAAAATGCTATTAAAAAAGGTTTTATAGATTCAAAAGATGAAGAAAATATTAGGAAATTATGTTTAACAGTAATTACTGAATATTTACACAATCCAGCAAAACAGCTAAAAGATATTTCAAAAAATATGGAGTGTGATTTAGTTGTAGGAACTGTTCAAAATATGTTTTCTTTAAATGAGAATTCAACTTCAAAAAATAGATATAAATGTGACCATTTATCAAAAAATTAA
- a CDS encoding DUF3015 family protein: protein MKKLVTLVAAVGLTTSLYANNTNTGCGLGSIILKNQNTTVLQVLAATTNGTSGTQTFGISSGTSNCNKPNNFVSNDKLNQFVNENMDELAMDISAGHGETLSTVAKLMNVEDTNAFSAKLQANFSEIYSSENVTSANVIDSIAKYI, encoded by the coding sequence ATGAAAAAACTTGTTACTTTAGTAGCAGCAGTTGGTCTTACGACTTCGCTTTATGCAAATAATACAAATACTGGTTGTGGACTTGGTTCAATTATTCTTAAAAATCAAAACACTACAGTATTACAAGTTTTAGCTGCAACTACAAATGGAACTTCTGGAACACAAACTTTTGGTATTTCAAGTGGTACTTCAAATTGTAATAAACCAAATAACTTTGTATCAAATGACAAATTAAATCAATTCGTAAATGAAAACATGGATGAATTAGCTATGGATATTTCAGCTGGACATGGTGAAACTTTAAGTACAGTTGCAAAACTTATGAATGTTGAAGATACAAATGCATTTTCAGCTAAATTACAAGCTAATTTCTCAGAAATTTACTCTAGTGAAAATGTAACTTCTGCAAATGTAATTGATTCAATTGCAAAATACATCTAA
- the hisD gene encoding histidinol dehydrogenase: MKIINTKDANFKAEFESILARAKSDIKGVSSIVSNIIDEIVNEGNIALKRHIEKFDKWEVKSDEELLISQDDMEKAYLNIDEKLRLALHTAFNRIKAYHEKQLPKSWIDFESNGTILGQKVTPVDRAGLYIPGGKAAYPSSLLMNAIPALVAGVKEIVVCTPTPNNEVNELLLAACHLCKVSKVYKVGGASAIAAMAYGTQTISKVDVITGPGNIFVATAKKLVFGEVNIDMIAGPSEIGILADETAKPHYLAIDLLSQAEHDEMASSIMITTCDEVASLTSNEVEEYLKTLSRETIARKSIDERGAIIVASNMEEAIELMNEIAPEHLEVMTKNPFELLPFIKHAGAIFLGENTPEPIGDYIAGPNHTLPTGSTAKFYSPLNVENFMKKSSIINFSKNAINELGEACAILADTEGLTAHAKSVRVRLEK, encoded by the coding sequence ATGAAAATTATAAATACAAAAGATGCAAATTTTAAAGCTGAATTTGAATCGATTTTAGCAAGAGCAAAAAGCGATATAAAAGGTGTTTCTTCTATTGTTTCAAATATTATTGATGAAATTGTAAATGAAGGAAATATTGCTTTAAAAAGACATATTGAAAAGTTTGATAAATGGGAAGTTAAAAGTGATGAAGAGCTTCTTATTTCACAAGATGATATGGAAAAAGCATATCTTAATATTGATGAAAAATTAAGACTTGCTTTACATACTGCTTTTAATAGAATTAAAGCTTATCATGAAAAACAACTTCCAAAATCTTGGATAGATTTTGAGTCAAATGGAACAATCTTAGGACAAAAAGTAACTCCAGTTGATAGAGCTGGACTTTATATTCCTGGTGGAAAAGCTGCTTATCCAAGTTCACTTTTGATGAATGCAATTCCAGCATTAGTTGCAGGAGTAAAAGAGATAGTTGTATGTACTCCAACTCCAAATAATGAAGTAAATGAACTTTTACTTGCAGCTTGTCACTTATGTAAAGTTTCAAAAGTTTATAAAGTTGGAGGAGCAAGTGCAATTGCTGCTATGGCTTATGGAACTCAAACTATTTCTAAAGTTGATGTTATAACAGGACCTGGAAATATATTTGTTGCAACAGCTAAAAAACTTGTATTTGGTGAAGTAAATATTGATATGATTGCAGGTCCAAGTGAGATTGGAATACTTGCAGATGAAACAGCAAAACCTCACTATTTAGCAATTGATTTATTATCTCAAGCAGAACACGATGAAATGGCTAGTTCTATTATGATTACAACTTGTGATGAAGTTGCTAGTTTAACAAGTAATGAAGTAGAAGAGTATTTAAAAACTTTAAGTAGAGAAACAATTGCTAGAAAATCAATTGATGAAAGAGGAGCAATAATTGTTGCTTCGAATATGGAAGAAGCAATTGAACTTATGAATGAAATTGCTCCTGAACACTTAGAAGTTATGACAAAGAATCCTTTTGAACTACTTCCATTTATTAAACATGCAGGAGCAATTTTCTTAGGTGAAAATACTCCTGAACCAATTGGAGATTATATAGCAGGTCCTAATCATACTCTTCCAACAGGAAGTACAGCTAAATTTTATAGCCCATTAAATGTAGAAAATTTTATGAAAAAAAGTTCTATTATAAACTTTTCTAAAAATGCTATAAATGAGTTAGGAGAAGCTTGTGCTATTTTAGCTGACACTGAAGGTCTTACAGCTCACGCAAAATCTGTAAGAGTTAGATTAGAGAAATAA
- a CDS encoding ExbD/TolR family protein — MKRREALGLDLTPVIDVVFILLIFFIVTSVFKKEELALLLDLPTSNAKEMEVKEGQIFIELGKDKLAIKGIEVSFDSLEDNLKAIKNRNNPVIVRIDKKVEYERVVKVLDLLQKYSLVNLALVTNEEKK; from the coding sequence ATGAAAAGAAGAGAAGCTTTAGGCTTAGACTTAACTCCTGTTATTGACGTTGTTTTTATTCTTTTAATCTTTTTTATAGTAACAAGTGTATTTAAAAAAGAAGAACTTGCTCTTTTACTTGATTTACCTACATCTAATGCAAAAGAGATGGAAGTAAAAGAGGGACAAATTTTTATAGAGTTAGGAAAAGACAAATTAGCAATTAAAGGAATAGAAGTATCATTTGATTCTTTAGAAGATAATTTAAAAGCTATAAAAAATAGAAATAATCCTGTAATTGTAAGAATAGATAAAAAAGTAGAATATGAAAGAGTTGTGAAAGTTTTAGATTTACTTCAAAAATATAGTTTAGTAAATCTTGCTTTAGTTACAAATGAAGAAAAAAAGTAG
- a CDS encoding CCA tRNA nucleotidyltransferase — protein sequence MRLVFPFLIQNKRFINIIKINLPKILIRILNDLQELGSKPILVGGCVRDSFLNKKIKDYDVEIFNFDSLEILEKSLKEFGNVNLVGKSFGVLTLKIDEYDFDFSLPRIEKKVGNSHTDFEVSTNANLSFKEAAIRRDFTINAIGYDYFKNEILDPFGGMNDLKNKIIKHIDDKTFVEDSLRVYRSVQFASRFEFKIDENTKILCKKIVSSGELKFLPKERIFEELKKLFLKSKKPSFGLNLLKEFNIMNIEQNLEEIDNLAFILKDKNYDDFRKLYLFYSCLCKGMNEDETFSFIKNLTDDKKFIKNILILNETNLTNDIKILKRLSLKLKLEDLIVLNQAFKNQISLKILEILKNLDILNTPIKPLILGKDLIKLGFVPSEKFKKILDFAFDLQIEDNLSKSNIIEEISKQFSI from the coding sequence ATGAGATTGGTATTTCCATTCCTTATCCAAAACAAGAGGTTTATCAATATAATAAAAATTAATTTACCAAAAATATTAATTAGAATTTTAAACGATTTACAGGAGTTAGGTTCAAAGCCTATTCTTGTTGGTGGTTGTGTACGAGATAGCTTTTTAAACAAAAAAATTAAAGATTATGATGTAGAGATTTTTAATTTTGACTCTTTAGAAATATTAGAAAAATCATTAAAAGAATTTGGAAATGTCAACCTTGTTGGAAAAAGTTTTGGAGTTTTGACTTTAAAAATTGATGAATATGATTTTGATTTTTCTCTTCCTAGAATTGAAAAAAAAGTAGGGAATTCTCATACTGATTTTGAAGTTTCTACTAATGCAAATTTATCTTTTAAAGAAGCCGCAATAAGACGAGATTTCACTATAAATGCAATAGGATATGACTATTTTAAAAATGAGATTTTAGATCCTTTTGGTGGAATGAATGATTTAAAAAATAAAATTATAAAACACATAGATGATAAAACGTTTGTAGAAGATAGTTTAAGAGTTTATAGAAGTGTACAATTTGCTTCAAGATTTGAATTTAAAATAGATGAAAATACAAAAATACTTTGCAAAAAAATAGTATCAAGTGGTGAATTAAAATTTTTACCAAAAGAGAGAATTTTTGAAGAGTTAAAAAAACTTTTTTTAAAATCAAAAAAACCTTCATTTGGTTTGAATCTTTTAAAAGAGTTTAATATTATGAATATTGAACAAAACTTAGAAGAGATTGATAATTTAGCTTTTATTTTAAAAGATAAAAATTATGATGATTTTAGAAAATTGTATCTATTTTATAGTTGTTTATGTAAAGGGATGAATGAAGATGAAACTTTTTCTTTTATAAAAAATTTAACTGATGATAAAAAGTTTATAAAAAATATTTTGATTTTGAATGAAACAAATTTAACAAATGATATAAAAATATTAAAAAGACTCTCTTTAAAATTGAAACTTGAAGATTTAATAGTATTAAATCAAGCTTTTAAAAATCAAATTTCATTAAAAATTCTTGAAATATTAAAAAATTTAGATATTTTAAATACTCCTATAAAGCCCTTAATTCTAGGAAAAGATTTAATAAAATTAGGATTTGTTCCTTCTGAAAAATTTAAAAAAATTTTAGATTTTGCTTTTGATTTACAAATTGAAGATAATTTATCAAAAAGTAACATAATAGAAGAAATAAGTAAACAGTTTAGTATTTAA
- a CDS encoding 1-aminocyclopropane-1-carboxylate deaminase: protein MNYTNSPIEEISFNNQKYFIKRDDLLHVDFSGNKARKLYYFLKNDLKGINKIISHGSAQSNAMYSLSVLCKIKNLKFDYYVSHISSFLKENPNGNYKEAVKNGMNLIVGDLPKSFNHDELFICEGGAVKEASLGIELLANEIKDWAKKENIENLKIFLPSGTGTTALFLQKYLPFEVLTCSCVGDDEYLKQQFFELEKENFPKILKKEKKYHFGKLYKEFYEIHKEILKQTNIEFDLLYDSLGWIVFQNYVKNLKNKDKYTFLYIHQGGVLGNKSMIERYKFKYKI from the coding sequence ATGAACTACACTAATTCGCCAATAGAAGAGATATCTTTTAATAATCAAAAATATTTTATAAAAAGAGATGATTTACTCCATGTTGATTTTTCAGGAAATAAAGCAAGAAAATTATACTATTTTTTAAAAAATGACTTAAAAGGAATAAATAAAATCATATCTCATGGTTCAGCTCAATCAAATGCTATGTATTCACTATCCGTTCTTTGCAAAATAAAAAATCTAAAATTTGATTATTATGTTTCTCATATTTCTTCATTTTTAAAAGAGAATCCAAATGGTAATTATAAAGAAGCAGTTAAAAATGGTATGAATTTAATAGTTGGTGATTTGCCAAAAAGCTTTAATCATGATGAACTTTTTATTTGTGAAGGTGGAGCTGTAAAAGAGGCTTCTTTGGGAATAGAACTTTTAGCAAATGAGATAAAAGATTGGGCAAAAAAAGAAAATATTGAGAATCTAAAGATTTTTTTGCCAAGTGGTACAGGAACAACGGCCCTTTTTTTACAAAAATATTTACCTTTTGAAGTTTTAACATGCTCTTGTGTAGGAGATGATGAATATTTAAAACAGCAATTTTTTGAACTTGAAAAAGAAAATTTTCCTAAAATTTTAAAAAAAGAAAAAAAATATCATTTTGGAAAACTATACAAAGAATTTTATGAAATTCATAAAGAGATTTTAAAACAAACAAATATTGAATTTGATTTACTTTATGATAGTTTGGGTTGGATAGTTTTTCAAAATTATGTAAAAAATTTAAAAAATAAAGACAAATATACTTTTTTATATATTCATCAAGGTGGAGTTTTGGGAAATAAATCTATGATTGAAAGATATAAATTTAAATATAAAATATAA
- a CDS encoding DUF2018 family protein, with the protein MSIFKDWFTEDEDDIFMGSPKSKFFDVVNEASKDIVEEEIDKIIEKLAVLEMMMSEDKGEEFNINNHIKEYILENEDKVKAMKKGLYVEFTGEIICRLDS; encoded by the coding sequence ATGTCGATATTTAAAGATTGGTTTACCGAAGATGAAGATGATATTTTTATGGGTAGCCCAAAATCTAAATTTTTTGATGTTGTAAACGAAGCTTCAAAAGATATAGTTGAAGAAGAGATAGATAAAATAATAGAAAAATTAGCAGTTTTAGAAATGATGATGAGTGAAGACAAAGGTGAAGAATTTAATATAAACAATCATATTAAAGAGTATATATTAGAAAATGAAGATAAAGTAAAAGCTATGAAAAAAGGTCTTTATGTTGAGTTTACTGGTGAGATTATTTGTAGATTAGATTCATAA
- a CDS encoding MotA/TolQ/ExbB proton channel family protein encodes MNFFEYVDKGGVIVYILIFLNIVGFTIIIWKFLVLFKKNLLILQIKENLDRTKPLEAQIEYETKKLESGLTVIKNIAIISPLLGLLGTVIGIYILFDQITLKGLGDPTIFSGGIAIALITTVAGIIVSIPHQIAYNHFISAIDTIEVKAKKELVGHI; translated from the coding sequence ATGAATTTTTTTGAGTATGTTGATAAAGGTGGAGTCATCGTATATATTTTAATATTTTTAAATATTGTAGGTTTTACTATCATTATTTGGAAGTTTCTTGTACTTTTTAAAAAGAACTTACTTATTCTTCAAATCAAAGAAAATCTTGACAGAACTAAACCTCTTGAAGCTCAAATTGAATATGAAACAAAAAAATTAGAATCTGGACTTACAGTTATAAAAAATATTGCAATTATTTCACCACTACTTGGACTTTTAGGAACAGTTATTGGAATATACATTTTATTTGATCAGATTACTTTAAAAGGATTAGGTGATCCTACAATATTCTCAGGTGGAATTGCTATTGCACTTATCACAACAGTTGCAGGAATTATCGTATCTATTCCACATCAAATAGCTTACAATCACTTCATTTCAGCTATTGATACTATTGAAGTAAAAGCTAAAAAAGAGCTAGTTGGTCACATCTAA
- a CDS encoding polyprenyl synthetase family protein codes for MEELELVKNQIKKFVEVCNYEKSLELLDKLATGKMLRSKLILKIAGINEESIKLCAIVEMIHAASLLHDDVIDEADTRRGQPSVNALYDNKTSIMFGDILYSRAFTELSQMDKRVAYHISNAVTLLSIGEMMDVDLTQSFNTSYTKYLDMIYKKTASLIEASARSAAILVNLDEEKYATYGKNLGLAFQMIDDILDITQDSKTLGKPAMLDFVEGKVTIPYLYLYERVEDKTKLESLYKKELSEDESLWIKEQLKITKALEDSILEAKSIGNSAIQAVKDEENSQTLVQIMKAMIEREF; via the coding sequence GTGGAAGAGTTAGAATTAGTAAAAAATCAGATAAAAAAATTTGTAGAAGTTTGTAATTATGAAAAAAGTTTAGAACTTTTAGATAAATTGGCAACTGGAAAAATGTTGCGTTCAAAACTTATACTTAAAATTGCTGGGATAAACGAAGAGAGTATTAAGTTGTGTGCAATTGTTGAGATGATTCATGCAGCATCACTTTTACATGATGATGTTATTGATGAAGCTGATACAAGGAGAGGACAACCTAGTGTAAATGCACTTTATGATAATAAAACTTCAATTATGTTTGGAGATATTTTATACTCACGTGCATTTACAGAACTTTCTCAAATGGATAAAAGAGTTGCTTATCATATTTCAAACGCAGTAACACTTTTAAGTATTGGTGAAATGATGGATGTTGATTTAACACAAAGTTTTAATACATCTTATACAAAATATCTTGATATGATTTATAAAAAAACAGCTTCTTTAATAGAAGCAAGCGCAAGAAGTGCAGCAATTTTAGTAAATCTTGATGAAGAAAAATATGCAACTTATGGTAAAAATCTTGGACTTGCATTTCAAATGATAGATGATATTTTGGATATTACTCAGGATTCTAAAACTTTGGGAAAACCTGCAATGCTTGATTTTGTAGAAGGAAAAGTAACTATTCCATATTTGTATCTTTATGAAAGAGTTGAAGATAAAACTAAGTTAGAATCTTTATATAAAAAAGAGTTATCAGAAGATGAATCTCTTTGGATAAAAGAACAACTAAAAATAACAAAAGCTTTAGAAGATTCAATTTTAGAAGCAAAATCGATTGGAAATAGTGCTATTCAAGCAGTTAAAGATGAAGAAAATAGTCAAACTCTAGTACAAATAATGAAAGCAATGATAGAAAGAGAGTTTTAA